The Danio aesculapii chromosome 22, fDanAes4.1, whole genome shotgun sequence genomic sequence gtaataataatattacaaaataaaaatatccaccacccccaatcatggagcagttcagcagtcaaatttattaaaaatatatattatttgtagttGTAAATTCACtttaagaaaactaatcatttaaaacgtagagattgcattaagagaaaacataaaaaagaagattgagtgatataaaaaaacagcaaaataaataaacattatacaaaagtagaaagggtgcatttcaggacttgggcccCGGCTGGAGTTGCTTACGGCCCCCAATGGCTAAATCTGCCCCTGTTCATTAATATAGATTTGTTGACTTCAAATCCAGCTTAAATTTCCACaacaaaataatctaaatatcttTGGGTGGTGGTAGTTGTAatagaagaaaataataaacataaggTCAAGCACGAACTTGGAACGCTACGCAAGAGCTCGTTTAGCTGTAGCAAACTAGCATTTTTGTCAAAACCTGTGATCTCCACTAGCCTAGCATTCTTCACTGCTGAAAAAACACAGTTTATGCCTTTAGGCCATGTTTTAATGATAGTTTGCTATGATTCTTGGCTGGTCTAATCAGCAAGAACGTACATAAACGGCATAGTTTATAGACATAGACATAAACATTCATTTCCAGCATATGCTGCTTTTTTTCAGCAGGATTAGGTTAGCATGCACTGCCACCTAGTGTAAACCACCACAACTACATCAAAATAACGAATGGCTCCCTTTCATAAGAAGTGCGTGTTCTCTTAAAGACTTACAcatatcttcatttttttttttccagctcgTCTGCCTGTTCCTGTCCTCATCTTCAACTCTTCTCAGTGTTCTTCATCAGTGCAGTATtgttcagtgttgtgttcagtggtgaatgtgagcgctgtgagtctctcctggtacaaaggaaacagtttattgtccagcaccagtgtgtctgatctcagcatcagtctctctctacctctggagGTGGAATATCAGGATAAAAACACCTACAGCTGTGTGATCAACAACACCATCAGCAACCAGACCACACATCTGGACATCACTAAACACCATCAGGCATGGGAAGGAACAGCCGCTGGTAGGTTCATGTCTTTTGAGAGAATTTGAGCAGAAACTAGtcaactttaattttttttttttttactatttttcccCTCAGAAGCTAACCTCGTCCACAGCTGCGATTCTACCGAAGCTGTGCTGCGACTGGTTGTCTCTACTCTGGTGGGCGTGGCTATTGTTGCTGTTCTGGTTTATGATGTCAGCTCTGCAAGAGGTTTAAAAGAGGAAAGAGAACAATACAATATTGTAAGCTATGCTGGAGTGTAAACCACACTGTGTGAGGAAAGAAACATGATATGCAAAGAATAATGTGAGGTATTGATTATGAAAGGGAAAACAATCTGTTTACCTGTACATTGGGTCCATCTGGTGGCCAAACGActcttgaatatttaaaaaaaaaatcctaaacgtaaatgtcagttttttttaaacagttttttcccCACATTTATTTCGTATGTTGCTTTAACAAATGCTTTggtgacaacaacaaaaacatgcaaTTCCAGTAAAAGCCCttcaaatataaatgaaattattaatcaAGCCGAACatattcaaaataacaaaaaattaatttCTATTTCAAAACCCTCCACCCAAATGAATATATGTGCAATTATTATCAAactacataaattattatttatacgaCAAGCGTTCAGTCTTAATTGTAAGAGGGACTGCTTACCACAATGGTTTACCATTACAATTTCATTATAGACATACCatttaaatttctgaataaaaacacatttgcaGATTTgaatcattgtttattttaagATAGTCAAAAAGTGTAAATAACAATCACAATTTCATGTATGCAGATAAAGACAGTGACAGTGCAGTTTGCATGCAGGTA encodes the following:
- the LOC130216594 gene encoding uncharacterized protein LOC130216594, with protein sequence MAGVFGVSVTEGDSVTLHTGLTELMNDDQILWRFGAENTLIADINVMVNRLTVYNEVLNGRFRDRLKMDHQTASLTITNITTEHAGVYKLEIIGANRSSKTFGVSIFARLPVPVLIFNSSQCSSSVQYCSVLCSVVNVSAVSLSWYKGNSLLSSTSVSDLSISLSLPLEVEYQDKNTYSCVINNTISNQTTHLDITKHHQAWEGTAAEANLVHSCDSTEAVLRLVVSTLVGVAIVAVLVYDVSSARGLKEEREQYNIVSYAGV